A stretch of the Lactuca sativa cultivar Salinas chromosome 9, Lsat_Salinas_v11, whole genome shotgun sequence genome encodes the following:
- the LOC128128807 gene encoding DEAD-box ATP-dependent RNA helicase 16-like, whose product MATALSGPPYIFVSTPACVQRCLSSGVLQAKSVHDYLSIIILDKADLIFTYGYEKNLKDLKTHIPKRCQCLLMAATSSLKKLYLHNPYILTLAEVGDGKDEIVPKNVQQFWFGIKSAVLNAELPVN is encoded by the exons ATG GCGACAGCATTGTCAGGGCCTCCTTATATCTTTGTTTCTACTCCAGCTTGTGTCCAAAGATGTCTTTCATCAGGTGTTCTTCAAGCAAAATCCGTTCATGATTATCTTTCAATTATTATTCTTGATAAG GCAGATCTTATTTTTACATATGGATATGAAAAGAATCTCAAAGATCTCAAAACTCACATTCCTAAAAGATGTCAATGCCTTCTCATGGCTGCTACCTCAAG CTTGAAGAAGCTTTATCTACACAATCCCTATATTCTTACTTTAGCAGAAGTTGGTGATGGAAAGGACGAAATTGTCCCCAAAAATGTTCAGCAATTTTGG TTTGGTATAAAATCTGCTGTGTTAAATGCTGAATTGCCTGTGAATTGA